The proteins below are encoded in one region of Anaerosporomusa subterranea:
- a CDS encoding LPS export ABC transporter periplasmic protein LptC, translating to MRKNNKRVLGVLALLLAFGQLPSVQPITALAATAPSVQNGKSAAPEPSAPTVIEADQVYFSDMSGDMSARGNVKITQNQDTILTEYMRGNQKQTTIWVDGSATLIQPDTKITGNGLTYNYNAKTGVINQAKGVVTEFDIPPVGTRPGSGNVKRKFLTGKNVELAPGYLVASEATYTGCELETPDYHMSADKVEIWPGDKMVAHNAKFWIGNTVVYATSRYESKLGEKNGSPFPHIGYDGDDGVYIRQSLQYPIANNLKAYANLTYYSEAGFKPNYGVKWDKSDYYFEITAGDFNDDDVWIEKKPEFRFGLPTRRIGTTPFSYYFTAVYGKWTENNRTSWHQEYDLYFSHDPIPLDKAKSLNLYLGTGIEHIRESYDDSSFTSLKFNSSLGKAWNPKLYTYIGYNYTQNQSAVFTYDQADVATELVAGVSYTLDKNHTVYYSHSYDLDAQKTYSQTYGWNQNFHCWGLNAYHTTYTDGQDSKTSVRLVTNF from the coding sequence ATGCGTAAGAATAACAAGCGTGTACTAGGAGTTCTGGCGCTACTTTTGGCATTTGGGCAACTTCCCAGTGTTCAGCCGATTACGGCTCTGGCTGCCACTGCACCTAGCGTGCAGAACGGCAAATCGGCCGCGCCTGAACCGTCAGCCCCTACTGTCATCGAGGCTGACCAAGTCTATTTTAGCGATATGTCGGGCGATATGTCCGCTCGCGGCAATGTGAAGATTACACAAAATCAGGATACCATCTTGACTGAATATATGCGTGGCAACCAGAAGCAGACGACTATATGGGTCGACGGCAGCGCTACTCTCATCCAGCCGGATACGAAGATAACAGGCAATGGTCTGACGTATAACTATAACGCAAAAACCGGTGTGATTAACCAGGCAAAGGGTGTTGTTACAGAATTTGATATACCACCTGTAGGAACTAGGCCCGGCAGCGGTAATGTGAAAAGAAAGTTCTTAACAGGCAAAAACGTTGAACTTGCCCCTGGCTATTTGGTTGCTTCTGAGGCAACCTATACCGGGTGTGAGTTAGAAACGCCGGATTATCATATGAGTGCCGATAAAGTGGAGATTTGGCCTGGCGACAAGATGGTTGCTCATAATGCCAAATTTTGGATCGGCAATACAGTTGTCTACGCTACTTCCCGTTATGAGTCAAAGCTGGGTGAAAAGAACGGCTCTCCATTCCCTCACATTGGTTACGATGGGGATGACGGTGTATATATTCGTCAATCCCTCCAATATCCTATTGCTAACAACCTGAAGGCATATGCCAACCTGACCTATTACTCAGAGGCTGGCTTCAAGCCGAATTACGGCGTTAAATGGGACAAGTCAGATTACTATTTCGAAATTACGGCAGGTGACTTTAATGATGACGATGTCTGGATAGAAAAAAAGCCGGAGTTTAGATTTGGCCTTCCTACACGCCGTATTGGCACTACGCCGTTCAGCTATTACTTCACCGCTGTTTATGGTAAGTGGACTGAGAATAACAGGACCAGCTGGCACCAAGAATATGATCTGTATTTCTCGCATGATCCGATTCCCCTGGATAAAGCAAAAAGTCTGAACCTCTATCTGGGTACAGGTATTGAGCACATTCGTGAAAGTTATGATGACTCATCCTTTACCAGTTTGAAGTTTAACTCTTCACTTGGGAAAGCGTGGAATCCTAAATTATACACTTATATCGGTTACAATTATACACAAAATCAGTCAGCTGTTTTTACCTATGATCAAGCTGACGTGGCAACAGAATTAGTTGCAGGAGTTTCTTATACGCTGGATAAGAACCATACTGTGTACTACAGCCATAGTTATGACCTTGATGCACAGAAAACGTACAGCCAAACTTATGGCTGGAATCAAAACTTTCACTGTTGGGGACTCAATGCATACCATACTACGTATACAGATGGACAGGATTCGAAGACGTCTGTTAGATTAGTAACTAATTTCTAA
- a CDS encoding GtrA family protein — protein MLKEFVKFSLVGASGTLVNLAIYSLAIYLGTNYMAAATISFLVAVTNNFYWNFIWTFKGKAPEKSIRWKYVSFFLISVLNFGINLIALKYLVDVYMLNKILAQILAIGVASVFNFLLNYLITFR, from the coding sequence TTGCTTAAAGAATTTGTTAAGTTTTCTCTAGTCGGAGCTTCAGGAACACTCGTTAACCTGGCTATATATTCGCTTGCGATATATCTTGGGACAAACTATATGGCTGCCGCTACTATATCATTTCTAGTCGCCGTCACCAACAACTTTTACTGGAACTTCATCTGGACGTTCAAAGGTAAAGCCCCAGAAAAAAGCATCAGGTGGAAATACGTCAGCTTCTTCCTCATCAGTGTCTTAAACTTTGGCATCAACCTCATTGCCCTTAAATATCTGGTAGACGTATACATGCTAAATAAAATCCTAGCCCAGATCCTAGCCATCGGCGTGGCCAGCGTGTTTAACTTTTTGTTGAACTATTTGATAACGTTTAGATAA
- a CDS encoding polyprenol monophosphomannose synthase, producing MKTLIIIPTYNERQNIEPLFEAIFTVNNDVNILVVDDNSPDKTYELVDELQQGRYKDKVFLLRREGKLGLGTAYVAGFKWALANRYDYIMEMDADFSHNPIYINDFLREIKNADLVIGSRYVPGGGVVNWGIGRKFISRGGSLYSRTILGLPLNDITGGYKCFRREVLESINLDSIKSNGYSFQVEMNYRTFLKGFRIKEIPIIFEDRRVGQSKMSRKIFIEAIMMVWRLRLSKSELRQS from the coding sequence TTGAAAACCCTCATCATAATCCCAACATACAACGAAAGACAAAATATCGAGCCCCTCTTTGAAGCTATCTTCACGGTTAACAATGATGTCAACATCTTGGTTGTTGATGATAATTCTCCGGACAAGACATACGAACTGGTTGACGAACTGCAACAGGGCCGTTACAAGGACAAAGTCTTCCTGCTCAGACGCGAAGGAAAGCTCGGCCTTGGCACCGCTTATGTTGCCGGGTTCAAATGGGCTCTGGCTAACCGCTACGACTACATCATGGAAATGGATGCAGACTTTTCCCACAATCCAATCTATATCAACGATTTCCTACGAGAAATAAAAAACGCCGATCTCGTCATCGGCAGTCGCTATGTTCCAGGCGGCGGGGTGGTCAATTGGGGAATCGGCCGCAAATTTATCAGCCGTGGCGGCAGCCTGTACTCTCGGACGATTCTTGGCTTGCCGCTTAATGATATTACCGGCGGCTACAAATGCTTCCGGAGAGAAGTGCTTGAAAGCATCAATCTCGACAGCATCAAATCGAACGGCTACTCTTTTCAGGTTGAGATGAATTACCGGACTTTTTTAAAAGGTTTCCGGATAAAAGAGATTCCCATCATCTTTGAGGACCGGCGAGTAGGCCAGTCAAAGATGTCACGAAAAATATTTATCGAAGCAATCATGATGGTCTGGCGACTGCGGCTTTCAAAGAGCGAACTCCGGCAATCTTAA
- a CDS encoding Wzz/FepE/Etk N-terminal domain-containing protein, which translates to MNNDSQEIGLGELFSIIKQYKKFIFSFMLLSLLAAGTYSYLNPRYDSSAIVAIGHIDLSPTVYLEDPNEVMRRLNNGAVQAATDTKVPNYITVKAQAKTAAAAKEAVSQATDELLQRHDSLFEESVRKRNLEREEIINQIKSNDSIIATIDKLSYDKQNIPAVALMIYEKGQLSQIQMQLRRQIIEVEKRNSPPYVKKTSLISSPSLQSKPAVSPIVIYSTASFAGLACSIIMVFLYRAFQSMRKVGSA; encoded by the coding sequence ATGAATAATGACTCGCAGGAGATCGGACTCGGAGAACTTTTTAGTATCATAAAGCAGTATAAGAAGTTCATTTTCAGCTTTATGCTGTTGTCACTTCTGGCAGCTGGAACATATTCTTACCTGAATCCACGCTATGATAGCAGTGCTATCGTTGCTATCGGGCACATAGATTTGTCTCCAACCGTATATCTAGAGGATCCAAATGAAGTTATGCGTCGGCTTAATAATGGCGCAGTTCAGGCAGCGACGGACACGAAAGTGCCAAACTACATAACCGTTAAGGCCCAGGCAAAGACGGCGGCTGCTGCAAAAGAGGCTGTGTCCCAGGCAACTGATGAACTGTTACAGCGGCACGATTCTTTGTTTGAGGAATCAGTGAGAAAGCGAAACCTGGAAAGAGAGGAAATTATCAATCAAATAAAGTCTAATGACTCCATCATAGCAACAATTGATAAGTTATCATATGACAAGCAGAATATTCCTGCGGTGGCATTAATGATTTATGAGAAGGGGCAACTAAGCCAAATCCAGATGCAATTACGACGGCAGATAATAGAAGTCGAAAAACGGAACTCTCCTCCGTACGTAAAAAAGACGTCATTAATTAGTTCCCCTAGTCTCCAGAGCAAACCGGCTGTTTCGCCGATAGTTATTTATAGTACAGCGTCGTTCGCTGGGTTAGCTTGCAGTATTATAATGGTATTCTTATATAGAGCTTTTCAGAGCATGCGAAAAGTTGGTTCAGCTTAG
- a CDS encoding nucleotide sugar dehydrogenase, producing the protein MDNTQKNNVQSITHLDLLLNKIASKSAVVGVVGLGYVGLPLAVEKAKVGFRVLGFDRNAFRVGQVNRGENYIKDVKNDELKDLAEKKQLTATTDFSRLNEVDVVVICVPTPLTITRDPDISYIENVTSEIAIYMRPGQLVTLESTTYPGTTSEVILPKLEATGLKVGKDFFLAFSPERVDPGNQRYTTKNTSKVVGGITPACLEVAKTFYEQTILNIVPVSSTEVAEMTKVFENTYRAINIALVNELMLLCDRMGIDVWEVVDAAGTKPFGIQTFYPGPGVGGHCIPIDPFYLTWKAREYDFHTRFIELAGEINIQASYHVVEKVNRELAKVKKSLNGARILVLGVAYKNDIDDCRESPALKVIDLLLKQNAEVSYHDSYVPEIKPHEPYTYSMQSVQLTDELIEQADCVLITTNHSHVDYERVVKHAQAVVDTRNACKKLSPELKQKVTKI; encoded by the coding sequence TTGGATAATACACAAAAAAACAACGTACAATCGATAACGCATTTGGATCTATTGCTGAATAAGATTGCTAGTAAGAGTGCAGTTGTTGGGGTAGTTGGCTTAGGTTATGTAGGCTTGCCTCTGGCGGTGGAAAAAGCCAAAGTAGGGTTCCGTGTGCTTGGCTTTGACCGCAACGCATTTCGGGTCGGCCAAGTTAATCGTGGTGAAAATTATATCAAAGATGTAAAAAATGATGAACTAAAGGATTTGGCAGAGAAAAAGCAACTGACTGCGACTACAGATTTCTCAAGACTTAATGAAGTTGATGTGGTTGTCATCTGTGTACCTACTCCGCTAACCATAACCCGCGATCCTGATATTTCCTATATTGAAAATGTCACAAGCGAAATCGCCATATACATGAGACCCGGTCAATTGGTAACACTTGAGAGTACAACCTATCCGGGCACAACATCAGAAGTCATTCTACCGAAGCTTGAAGCAACAGGCTTGAAAGTGGGGAAAGACTTCTTTTTGGCGTTTTCTCCGGAACGGGTTGATCCAGGTAATCAACGCTATACGACCAAAAACACATCAAAAGTTGTTGGCGGCATAACTCCGGCATGTTTAGAGGTAGCGAAAACTTTTTATGAGCAGACGATACTCAATATTGTTCCCGTCTCTTCAACAGAAGTTGCCGAGATGACAAAAGTGTTTGAAAATACATACCGCGCCATCAACATTGCCTTAGTAAATGAACTCATGTTGCTTTGTGACCGCATGGGGATTGACGTATGGGAAGTTGTCGATGCTGCAGGCACGAAGCCGTTTGGTATTCAGACGTTTTATCCGGGGCCGGGTGTCGGTGGTCACTGCATTCCAATCGATCCGTTTTATTTAACCTGGAAAGCGCGCGAGTATGACTTCCATACTCGATTTATCGAATTAGCCGGTGAAATCAATATTCAGGCCTCTTATCATGTCGTAGAGAAAGTGAATAGGGAATTAGCAAAAGTCAAAAAATCCTTGAATGGCGCCCGAATCCTTGTTCTGGGTGTTGCCTATAAAAACGATATTGACGATTGCCGCGAGTCACCGGCTCTAAAAGTGATTGATCTGCTTTTAAAGCAGAATGCCGAAGTGTCTTATCACGATTCCTATGTACCGGAGATAAAGCCGCATGAACCCTATACATATTCTATGCAGAGTGTTCAACTGACCGATGAGTTGATTGAACAAGCAGATTGCGTACTGATCACGACAAATCATAGCCATGTGGATTATGAGCGTGTGGTTAAACACGCGCAAGCAGTAGTTGATACCAGAAATGCCTGCAAGAAACTTAGCCCGGAACTAAAGCAGAAAGTGACCAAGATCTAA